From Anaerobacillus sp. CMMVII, a single genomic window includes:
- a CDS encoding cytochrome c biogenesis CcdA family protein has product MDYILALTAGILSFTSACILPLIPSYLAVITGLSVTELIDNRHHRKQILVRICMFIIGLIIPLILLGMTASTIGSKALSYSENFSKLFGFIVILFGLHLLGLLKFQVLNKEFRLDFLFKRKNSLWSVALMGLAFGFGWTPCIGPMLSSILIMAAESDTMWRGGRLLFVYGLGLGLPFLLIGILSTLGFQFLNTVKNHLRVISIISGIFLIILGLLLITGNMAYITPAL; this is encoded by the coding sequence TCTTTTACATCTGCATGTATTCTTCCATTAATCCCTAGCTACTTAGCTGTTATTACTGGACTTTCGGTCACTGAGCTAATTGATAATCGGCACCATCGAAAACAAATTCTTGTAAGGATTTGTATGTTTATTATTGGTTTGATTATTCCGCTTATTTTACTTGGGATGACCGCTTCAACAATTGGCTCAAAAGCCTTAAGCTACTCTGAAAACTTCTCGAAACTGTTTGGTTTTATCGTAATTTTATTTGGTCTTCACTTACTAGGCTTGCTAAAATTTCAAGTATTAAACAAAGAGTTCCGTTTAGATTTCTTATTTAAAAGGAAAAACAGTTTGTGGAGTGTTGCGTTAATGGGGCTAGCCTTTGGCTTTGGCTGGACTCCGTGTATTGGGCCGATGCTTAGCTCTATTTTAATTATGGCTGCAGAATCAGACACAATGTGGCGTGGTGGTAGACTGTTATTTGTTTACGGCTTAGGATTAGGTTTACCTTTTTTACTTATTGGAATATTGAGTACTCTCGGTTTTCAATTCTTGAATACAGTTAAAAACCACCTTCGAGTCATATCTATAATCAGTGGGATTTTCTTGATCATCCTAGGATTATTACTTATTACTGGAAACATGGCCTACATTACTCCAGCTTTATAA
- a CDS encoding EAL domain-containing protein, with product MERCSSCSKVNEIYETGTIELQVINQIIDSIVNVISKSNVVFDSGLAYVRFQYSSIEELTTILARIDIMFNEETKVKMNCRILPSQPSPEVVSAVTSFSELKERMNNRQYVKIINDQLFTSFIQPIVTLDRLDVYGYEFLLRPEKNQADFLPGDLFAFSKRAGLQSLLDSQARISSIEKSARHLKRGIKRFINFLPSSIYDPNHCLKSTFAAVEKYDVEPTDLVFEVVETEQIMNMTHLKNIFDVYKKHGMKVALDDLGAGYATLEVLKQLQPNYAKVDRSIIDRCDQDVGKQKMIIDIVKIAMEYNIILLAEGIERSEEADFCKSVGIPLAQGYFFAPPGPLPLEELKLTRL from the coding sequence ATGGAAAGGTGTTCAAGTTGTTCTAAAGTAAATGAAATCTATGAGACTGGTACGATTGAGTTGCAAGTAATAAACCAAATCATAGATTCCATAGTCAATGTAATAAGTAAGTCTAACGTCGTATTTGATAGTGGTTTGGCTTACGTGCGTTTTCAATACTCTTCGATCGAGGAACTAACTACTATCTTAGCTAGAATTGATATTATGTTTAATGAAGAAACAAAAGTGAAAATGAACTGTAGGATTCTTCCTTCGCAACCTAGTCCTGAGGTCGTTTCTGCGGTTACTTCGTTTTCAGAACTTAAAGAGAGAATGAATAATAGACAGTACGTAAAAATAATTAATGACCAATTATTTACAAGTTTTATACAACCGATAGTAACTTTAGATCGTTTAGATGTTTATGGATATGAATTTTTATTAAGACCAGAGAAAAATCAAGCGGATTTTTTGCCAGGAGACCTATTTGCTTTTTCAAAAAGAGCGGGCTTACAATCATTACTTGATAGTCAAGCAAGAATTTCCTCAATTGAAAAGAGTGCGAGACATTTAAAGAGGGGGATTAAACGGTTTATCAATTTTCTGCCATCTTCGATTTATGACCCCAATCACTGTTTGAAAAGTACCTTTGCGGCGGTTGAAAAATATGATGTTGAGCCTACAGATTTAGTTTTTGAAGTCGTAGAAACTGAACAAATAATGAATATGACACACCTTAAGAATATTTTTGATGTTTATAAGAAGCATGGGATGAAAGTAGCTTTGGATGATTTAGGGGCTGGCTATGCAACACTAGAGGTATTAAAACAATTGCAACCAAATTATGCGAAGGTAGATCGTTCGATAATTGATCGGTGCGATCAAGATGTAGGTAAGCAAAAAATGATAATAGACATTGTTAAAATTGCGATGGAATACAATATTATTTTACTTGCGGAGGGGATTGAACGTAGCGAGGAAGCAGACTTTTGTAAAAGTGTTGGAATCCCATTAGCTCAAGGTTACTTTTTTGCACCACCAGGTCCCTTACCTTTAGAGGAATTAAAGCTTACGAGGTTGTGA
- a CDS encoding PCYCGC motif-containing (lipo)protein codes for MDIVTKKIFYLAFFLLLLVLVGCNSSAKDSNPYNFPDYVLNATYPGAMAAYEYAVEAEDGILEYIPCYCSCYVDPFNHNNVKDCFISNTESTDDLIVYDNHGAGUGICIEIALDVQELHEQGVSLVDIRKYIDEEYSKYAEPTPTPHPPGH; via the coding sequence ATGGATATAGTTACCAAAAAAATATTTTACTTAGCGTTCTTTCTCTTACTACTAGTTTTAGTAGGTTGTAATAGTTCTGCTAAAGATTCCAATCCATATAATTTCCCTGATTACGTATTAAACGCCACTTATCCGGGAGCCATGGCAGCTTATGAATATGCTGTTGAAGCCGAGGATGGAATCTTAGAATATATTCCATGCTACTGCAGTTGTTATGTTGATCCTTTCAATCATAACAATGTCAAAGATTGTTTTATCTCCAATACTGAAAGTACCGATGATTTGATTGTTTATGACAATCATGGCGCTGGCTGAGGCATTTGTATCGAAATTGCACTGGATGTGCAAGAACTACATGAACAAGGTGTATCACTTGTCGATATTCGCAAGTATATTGATGAAGAATACTCAAAATATGCAGAACCAACACCAACACCTCACCCACCGGGTCATTAA
- a CDS encoding phosphatase PAP2 family protein: protein MSQLDILQWFTQLQHPVLTVFARVLTFLGNEEFYFLILPLVYWCISKTVGFRLFYIFILSMYVNSFLKIYFAVTRPIGAEGVNNLFVSSAEVGSHYPHDSFPSGHAQGSTTLWGFLAYQSRSSLFMIGSIVLILLVSISRLYTGLHWPTDIIAGIGLGIGIIIVSMFVEKFLSTIGIGVKWLLAIIVPILLLLIFPEEEGFKFAGILLGAGIGYLLEGKFVNMEINRSLLRKAGAFTIGIVGMFAIQVGLKEVFPEEYIFDFIRYGLIGLWGLFLAPIVFVKLRIYEQENNKHLPMQKMM, encoded by the coding sequence ATGAGCCAGCTAGACATTTTGCAATGGTTTACACAATTACAACATCCAGTATTAACTGTGTTTGCACGAGTTCTTACATTTTTAGGGAATGAGGAATTTTATTTCTTAATTTTGCCGCTTGTTTATTGGTGTATTTCCAAAACGGTTGGTTTTCGACTTTTTTACATTTTTATTTTATCGATGTATGTGAATTCATTCTTGAAAATCTATTTTGCAGTAACAAGACCGATTGGTGCAGAGGGGGTAAATAATCTCTTTGTCAGCTCTGCTGAAGTTGGAAGTCATTATCCACATGACTCTTTTCCGAGCGGACATGCTCAAGGTTCTACAACACTTTGGGGCTTTCTAGCTTATCAAAGTCGTTCATCTCTTTTTATGATCGGAAGTATCGTGTTGATTTTGTTGGTTTCTATTTCAAGACTTTATACAGGTTTACATTGGCCAACGGATATCATTGCAGGGATAGGTTTAGGAATAGGGATTATTATTGTTTCCATGTTTGTGGAGAAATTTTTATCAACGATTGGCATTGGTGTTAAGTGGCTTCTAGCAATCATTGTACCAATTCTTTTATTATTGATTTTCCCAGAGGAAGAAGGCTTTAAATTTGCTGGAATTCTATTAGGGGCAGGAATTGGATATTTATTAGAAGGTAAATTTGTAAACATGGAGATAAATCGCAGTCTACTGAGAAAGGCAGGAGCTTTTACAATTGGAATAGTTGGTATGTTTGCTATTCAAGTTGGGTTAAAAGAAGTTTTTCCAGAAGAATATATTTTCGACTTTATTCGATATGGCTTAATAGGTTTATGGGGATTATTTCTAGCACCAATCGTATTTGTTAAGCTTCGTATTTATGAGCAAGAAAACAATAAACATCTTCCTATGCAAAAGATGATGTAA